A region of Prochlorococcus marinus subsp. pastoris str. CCMP1986 DNA encodes the following proteins:
- a CDS encoding magnesium chelatase subunit H translates to MFTQVRSANRRVSPVEDNKHKIVIKAVYVVLEPQYQNSLTEAAKSINETNGPIGIDLSGYLIEELRNDKNFEDFKIDIASADIFVASLIFIEDLAQKVVDAVTPYKENLKASIIFPSMPEVMRLNKLGSFSMAQLGQSKSIIGDLIKKKKESDGASFQDSMLKLLNTLPSILKYLPVEKAQDARTFILSFQYWLGGTTENLKNFLLMISEKYVVSENIKDQLEEFKIQDPETFPDLGIWHPLAPNMFESLNEYQNWEKNRKDIKPKDDKTPTIGLVLQRSHIVTGDDAHYVAVIQELEYRGARVLPIFCGGLDFSKPVDEFYYHSNDKERAIVDGVVSLTGFALVGGPARQDHPKAIDALKKLNRPYMVALPLVFQTTQEWEESDLGLHPVQVALQIAIPELDGAIEPIILSGRDDATGKAHTLQDRVDVIVERAIKWSTLRVKKRDEKKLAITVFSFPPDKGNVGTAAYLNVFGSIYRVLLEMKAKGYQIDDLPKNSKELMEKVINNPEAMDGSPELNIAHKMTVKEYEEFTPYSKRLEENWGKPPGNLNSDGQNLLVYGKHFGNVFIGVQPTFGYEGDPMRLLYSRSASPHHGFAAYYTYVEKIWGADAVLHFGTHGSLEFMPGKQMGMSETCYPDSLIGSLPNLYYYAANNPSEATIAKRRGYASTISYLTPPAENAGLYKGLKELSELVGSYQQLRESSRGIQIVNAIVETSKQCNLDKDVELPIGEVEELTIEDRDLFVGNIYKQLMEIESRLLPCGLHTIGEAPTAEEAVATLVNIASLEREQEGLRSLPGLLAESINLKIDEVYDGNNKGELKFVELNEKIIKTARECIFAMVNSLKIVNGRVYLEKSLFSKLLDFLKIFGLNLPTPWLRVCRLNGFNEINQKELNKLFDYLLFCLEQVCADKEMDSLIKALDGNYVLPGPGGDPIRNPSVLPSGKNIHALDPQSIPTTAAVAAAKSVVDKLIERQKEEQGTWPETIACVLWGTDNIKTYGESLAQILWFVGVKPKPDSVGRINKLELIPLEELGRPRIDVVVNCSGVFRDLFINQMALIDQAVKLAAEAEEPLESNFVRKHSLEQADKEGTSIREASARVFSNASGSYSSNVNLAVENSTWEEENELQEMYLSRKTYAFNADNPGEMNQKRDVFESVMKTADVTFQNLDSSEISLTDVSHYFDSDPTKLIKTLRDDGKEPSSYIADTTTSNAQVRTLGETIRLDSRTKLLNPKWYEGMLKSGYEGVRELSNRLNYTLGWSATSGQVDNFVYEETNETFINDEEMRKRLMDLNPNSFRRIVGTLLEVNGRGYWETSDENIEQLKELYQEVEDKIEGVK, encoded by the coding sequence ATGTTTACGCAGGTCCGCTCAGCAAATCGCAGAGTTTCTCCTGTTGAGGATAACAAACATAAAATTGTAATAAAAGCAGTTTATGTTGTCCTTGAGCCACAATATCAAAACTCCTTAACAGAAGCTGCAAAATCAATAAATGAAACCAATGGCCCTATAGGGATAGATCTCAGCGGATATCTTATAGAAGAACTTAGAAACGATAAAAATTTCGAAGATTTTAAAATTGATATAGCTAGTGCCGATATTTTTGTTGCCTCCCTAATATTTATAGAAGATTTAGCACAAAAAGTTGTAGATGCAGTTACCCCATATAAAGAGAATCTTAAAGCCTCTATAATTTTTCCCTCAATGCCTGAGGTGATGAGATTAAATAAATTGGGTTCATTTAGCATGGCTCAACTTGGACAATCTAAAAGTATTATCGGAGATCTTATTAAAAAGAAAAAAGAATCTGATGGTGCTAGTTTCCAAGATTCAATGTTGAAGCTACTAAATACCTTACCTTCAATACTCAAATATTTACCTGTAGAAAAAGCACAAGATGCAAGAACATTTATATTAAGTTTTCAATATTGGCTTGGCGGAACTACAGAAAATCTGAAGAACTTCTTATTAATGATCTCAGAAAAATATGTAGTGTCAGAAAATATAAAAGATCAGTTAGAAGAATTTAAAATACAAGATCCTGAAACTTTTCCAGATTTAGGTATATGGCATCCGTTAGCGCCAAATATGTTTGAAAGTTTAAATGAATATCAAAATTGGGAAAAAAATAGAAAAGATATAAAACCAAAAGATGATAAAACTCCAACTATTGGATTAGTTCTACAAAGAAGTCACATAGTTACAGGTGATGATGCTCATTATGTAGCCGTAATACAAGAATTAGAATATCGAGGAGCTCGTGTTTTACCTATTTTCTGTGGCGGATTAGATTTTTCTAAACCAGTAGATGAATTTTATTATCATTCAAATGATAAGGAAAGAGCAATAGTTGATGGGGTTGTATCTTTAACAGGATTTGCATTGGTAGGTGGTCCTGCAAGACAAGATCATCCAAAAGCCATTGATGCACTGAAAAAGCTAAATAGACCATATATGGTTGCATTACCATTAGTATTTCAAACAACTCAAGAATGGGAGGAAAGTGATTTAGGATTACACCCTGTTCAAGTTGCACTCCAAATTGCGATACCAGAATTAGACGGAGCTATTGAACCAATTATTCTTTCAGGTCGTGATGATGCTACTGGTAAAGCCCATACTCTCCAAGACAGAGTAGATGTCATTGTTGAAAGAGCAATAAAGTGGTCCACTCTTAGGGTAAAAAAAAGGGATGAGAAAAAGTTAGCGATAACTGTATTTAGTTTTCCACCTGACAAAGGAAATGTTGGAACAGCAGCATATTTGAATGTATTTGGTTCTATTTATAGAGTTCTTTTAGAAATGAAAGCTAAAGGGTATCAAATTGATGATCTCCCTAAAAACTCCAAAGAATTAATGGAGAAAGTAATTAATAATCCAGAGGCTATGGATGGTTCTCCTGAATTAAATATTGCTCATAAGATGACTGTAAAAGAATATGAGGAATTTACACCTTATTCAAAGAGATTAGAAGAAAACTGGGGTAAACCTCCTGGAAACTTGAACAGCGATGGACAAAATTTACTTGTTTACGGAAAACATTTTGGAAATGTATTTATAGGAGTGCAACCAACATTTGGATATGAAGGAGATCCAATGAGATTACTTTACTCAAGAAGTGCTAGTCCTCACCATGGATTTGCCGCTTATTACACATACGTAGAAAAAATATGGGGAGCTGATGCAGTTCTACATTTTGGAACACACGGTTCACTTGAATTTATGCCTGGGAAACAAATGGGTATGAGTGAAACTTGCTACCCAGATTCTTTAATAGGATCTCTGCCAAATTTATATTATTACGCAGCAAATAATCCATCAGAAGCAACAATTGCAAAAAGAAGAGGTTACGCATCAACAATAAGTTACCTAACTCCTCCAGCTGAAAATGCTGGTCTTTATAAGGGACTTAAAGAATTGAGCGAGCTTGTAGGTTCTTATCAACAACTCAGAGAAAGTAGTAGAGGTATTCAAATTGTTAATGCAATAGTAGAGACTTCAAAGCAATGTAATCTCGATAAAGATGTAGAACTCCCTATTGGTGAGGTTGAGGAACTAACTATTGAAGATAGAGATCTGTTTGTAGGGAATATATATAAGCAATTAATGGAGATAGAAAGTAGATTATTGCCATGTGGACTCCATACAATTGGAGAGGCTCCTACTGCGGAGGAAGCCGTTGCCACCTTAGTAAACATAGCTTCGTTAGAAAGAGAACAAGAAGGTCTTAGATCCTTACCAGGTTTATTAGCAGAATCAATAAATTTAAAAATTGATGAAGTTTACGACGGTAATAATAAGGGAGAACTTAAGTTTGTTGAACTAAATGAAAAAATTATAAAAACTGCCAGAGAATGCATATTTGCAATGGTTAATAGTCTAAAAATTGTTAACGGAAGGGTCTATTTGGAGAAATCACTATTTTCAAAACTATTAGATTTCTTGAAGATATTTGGTTTAAATTTACCTACCCCTTGGCTGAGAGTATGTAGATTAAATGGATTTAATGAAATAAATCAAAAAGAATTAAATAAATTATTTGACTATTTATTGTTCTGCCTTGAACAGGTATGTGCAGACAAAGAAATGGATAGCCTCATAAAAGCCTTGGATGGAAATTATGTATTACCTGGCCCTGGAGGAGATCCTATTAGGAACCCAAGCGTTTTACCAAGTGGTAAAAATATTCATGCACTTGATCCACAATCAATTCCTACTACTGCAGCAGTAGCTGCAGCTAAATCTGTAGTAGACAAATTAATTGAAAGACAAAAAGAAGAGCAAGGAACTTGGCCTGAAACAATAGCTTGTGTTTTATGGGGTACTGACAATATCAAAACTTATGGTGAATCTCTAGCTCAAATTTTATGGTTTGTAGGAGTCAAACCAAAACCTGATTCTGTTGGTCGAATAAATAAATTAGAACTTATCCCGTTAGAGGAACTTGGTAGACCAAGAATTGATGTGGTTGTAAATTGCTCTGGAGTTTTTAGGGATTTATTTATAAACCAAATGGCACTTATTGATCAGGCCGTAAAATTAGCCGCAGAAGCAGAAGAACCATTAGAGTCCAACTTTGTAAGAAAACATTCATTAGAACAAGCTGATAAAGAGGGTACCTCAATAAGGGAGGCTTCAGCAAGAGTATTTTCAAATGCTAGCGGCAGCTATAGTTCAAATGTCAATTTAGCTGTAGAAAATTCAACCTGGGAGGAAGAAAATGAATTGCAAGAAATGTATTTATCAAGAAAAACTTATGCTTTTAATGCTGATAACCCAGGAGAAATGAATCAAAAAAGGGATGTATTCGAGTCTGTCATGAAAACTGCTGATGTAACATTTCAAAACCTTGACTCTTCTGAAATCTCTCTAACTGATGTCAGCCATTATTTTGATTCTGATCCTACTAAATTAATAAAAACGTTAAGGGATGATGGGAAAGAACCAAGTAGTTACATTGCAGACACAACTACATCTAATGCTCAAGTCAGGACATTAGGTGAAACAATAAGACTAGATTCTAGAACTAAGCTTTTGAATCCAAAATGGTACGAAGGAATGCTTAAGTCAGGATATGAAGGAGTTAGAGAACTTTCTAATAGACTTAACTACACACTTGGATGGAGTGCAACAAGTGGCCAAGTAGATAACTTTGTTTATGAAGAAACTAATGAAACATTCATTAATGATGAAGAAATGAGAAAAAGGCTTATGGATTTAAATCCTAATAGTTTCAGAAGAATAGTAGGAACATTGCTCGAAGTAAATGGGAGAGGTTATTGGGAAACATCCGATGAAAATATAGAGCAACTTAAAGAACTTTATCAAGAAGTAGAGGATAAAATTGAGGGAGTTAAATAG
- the dapB gene encoding 4-hydroxy-tetrahydrodipicolinate reductase produces MIKNSKKTTPVLVSGALGRMGSEVVNSVLNSSDCELVAAIDTNKKNNGENISQLLNLKKSDVLVSNDLEGSLCSISQDYRNEKIKPVLVDFTHPDSVYENTRSAIAYGISPVVGTTGLTPSQINDLAIFAQKANIGCAIIPNFSVGMVLLQQAASVAAKFYDNIELIEMHHNQKADSPSGTCIKTAEMIEEYPKKYNQSLVEESESLKGVRGGVRDSGLNIHSIRLPGLLAHQVVIMGSPGETYTIKHDTIDRKAYMPGVLQAIRKIGKFNSLIYGLEKLIF; encoded by the coding sequence ATGATCAAAAATTCTAAAAAAACTACACCTGTACTTGTTTCTGGTGCATTAGGCAGAATGGGAAGTGAGGTTGTTAATTCCGTCCTAAATTCTTCTGATTGTGAACTTGTTGCAGCAATTGATACAAATAAAAAAAATAATGGTGAAAACATTTCACAATTGTTAAATCTTAAAAAAAGTGATGTTCTTGTCTCAAATGATCTTGAGGGATCTTTATGTTCAATAAGTCAAGATTATCGAAATGAGAAAATTAAGCCAGTATTAGTTGACTTTACTCATCCTGATTCTGTTTATGAAAATACTAGATCTGCAATTGCTTATGGGATATCGCCAGTTGTAGGGACTACAGGCCTTACTCCCTCCCAAATAAATGATTTGGCTATTTTTGCTCAAAAAGCAAACATCGGTTGTGCAATAATTCCAAATTTTTCTGTAGGAATGGTTCTTCTTCAACAAGCTGCTTCTGTAGCAGCAAAGTTTTACGATAATATTGAATTAATAGAAATGCATCACAATCAAAAAGCAGATTCTCCTAGTGGAACCTGTATTAAAACTGCTGAAATGATTGAAGAATATCCAAAAAAATATAATCAAAGCTTAGTTGAGGAATCTGAATCATTAAAAGGTGTAAGAGGAGGTGTTAGAGATTCAGGCCTAAATATTCATTCAATAAGATTGCCTGGGCTTTTGGCTCATCAGGTAGTTATTATGGGTTCTCCTGGAGAAACTTACACAATTAAACATGACACGATTGATAGAAAAGCTTATATGCCTGGCGTTTTGCAGGCAATAAGAAAAATAGGTAAATTTAATTCGTTAATTTATGGACTTGAAAAATTAATATTCTAA
- a CDS encoding FAD-dependent monooxygenase, protein MNNYLNFKIVGSGPSGLLLAISLAKLNFNIYITDLLTREKLINKDKTYAITHSTRKILSKFNLWSKLKSYLYKFDSLSISDSVTSDFTILTTSDLDKDICSLDTIGWVVKHSDLMNVFFDEVDNVDNIFFKSSLDLSFNDIKFDFEFVSTGANPNHKKNRNFIDIRKSYNQSCLTFEVLVRGNVPRRAYEIFRKEGPLALLPLDKNKYQIIWTATTSKSMDRLNSSKSFLLDNLSTILPDNFKLDQINSDINIFPVSLSFRLPIFNFKKVVFVGDSFHTFHPVGGQGLNTCWRDVNVIYDIFNRNFPVSNRALNIFKYKYYFIRCLDIISTIVVTDSLIQFFANNKFFLLPFRKFSFLLLNKFIFMRRIILNHMTKSLIYSSIK, encoded by the coding sequence ATGAATAATTATTTAAATTTTAAAATTGTTGGTTCTGGTCCCTCTGGATTACTTTTGGCTATATCTTTAGCGAAATTAAATTTCAATATTTACATTACAGATTTACTAACAAGAGAGAAACTAATAAATAAAGACAAAACATATGCCATTACGCATTCAACAAGAAAGATACTTTCAAAATTTAATCTTTGGAGTAAATTAAAATCTTATCTTTATAAATTTGATTCTCTTTCAATTTCAGACAGTGTAACTTCAGATTTCACAATTTTAACTACTTCTGATTTAGATAAAGATATTTGTTCTTTAGATACTATTGGTTGGGTAGTTAAACATTCTGATCTTATGAATGTATTTTTCGATGAGGTCGATAATGTAGATAATATATTTTTTAAATCTTCTTTAGATCTATCTTTCAATGATATTAAATTTGATTTTGAATTTGTATCAACCGGGGCAAATCCAAACCACAAAAAAAATCGAAATTTTATAGATATTAGAAAATCATATAATCAGTCTTGTTTAACATTTGAAGTTTTAGTTAGGGGAAATGTTCCTAGGCGCGCATATGAAATATTTAGAAAGGAAGGTCCATTAGCTTTATTACCACTAGATAAAAATAAGTATCAAATAATTTGGACAGCTACTACATCTAAATCAATGGATAGATTAAATTCAAGTAAAAGCTTTTTGTTAGATAACTTGTCAACAATATTACCTGATAATTTTAAGTTAGATCAAATCAATAGCGATATTAATATTTTTCCTGTTTCTCTATCTTTTCGCCTGCCAATTTTTAATTTTAAAAAGGTTGTATTTGTTGGAGATTCATTTCATACCTTCCATCCTGTTGGAGGACAAGGGTTAAACACTTGTTGGAGAGATGTTAATGTCATATATGATATTTTTAATAGAAATTTTCCTGTAAGTAATAGAGCTTTGAACATATTTAAATATAAATACTATTTTATAAGATGTTTAGATATTATTTCAACTATTGTTGTTACAGATTCTTTAATTCAATTTTTTGCAAATAATAAATTTTTCTTATTACCTTTTAGAAAATTCTCTTTTTTACTTTTAAATAAGTTTATTTTTATGAGGAGAATCATATTAAATCATATGACTAAGTCTTTAATCTATTCTTCAATTAAATAA
- a CDS encoding DUF2949 domain-containing protein, whose product MDNNSNRKIILFLMDEIGLNESSIELGLKLSIKNNTPLPILLWNYGILTIEELDQFYTFLFQSK is encoded by the coding sequence ATGGATAATAATTCAAATAGAAAAATAATATTATTTCTTATGGATGAAATTGGATTAAACGAGTCTTCGATTGAGCTAGGATTAAAGTTGTCAATTAAAAATAATACGCCACTTCCTATTCTTCTTTGGAATTATGGAATATTAACAATTGAAGAACTGGATCAGTTTTATACATTTTTATTTCAAAGTAAATAA
- a CDS encoding DUF3038 domain-containing protein: MTITILSKGKQISRESIQRLDLLLLALETIDLNGAESLYSLSVKLNLKEVIPNKVTIWKLRNNNPMRNSFNNINIKLEEFEALIKLASEMAKFLYPYIRQILQSRDDHIRNPNAWNEFKKRYIELINERFNTNSMKVKRLLDPNCNDEVFNKIILTLALCVADDGFLKLRTNLLNY, translated from the coding sequence TTGACCATTACTATCTTATCCAAAGGAAAACAGATATCTAGAGAATCTATACAAAGACTTGATTTACTTTTACTAGCTCTAGAAACTATTGATTTAAATGGTGCTGAATCTCTATATTCTTTATCAGTCAAACTTAATTTAAAGGAAGTCATACCTAATAAAGTTACTATTTGGAAACTAAGGAATAATAACCCAATGAGGAATTCTTTTAATAATATCAATATTAAATTGGAGGAATTTGAAGCACTAATTAAACTTGCTTCTGAAATGGCAAAATTTTTATATCCTTACATAAGACAAATACTTCAATCCAGAGATGATCATATTAGAAATCCTAATGCTTGGAATGAATTTAAGAAAAGATATATTGAATTAATTAATGAAAGGTTTAATACTAATAGTATGAAGGTCAAAAGACTTCTTGATCCTAATTGTAATGATGAGGTTTTTAATAAAATTATACTTACTTTAGCTTTGTGCGTCGCAGACGATGGTTTTCTAAAATTAAGAACAAATTTACTTAATTATTAA
- a CDS encoding DUF4335 domain-containing protein: MLQNKFLFNQSSVSLEIIGLPDYSNNENKDYISIISQWKLMIIDKPVVEGNLEHLKSIMKAFYYYSNSLLNDENPRYESNLIDITSENFYTHILLLKSSKPEVKPLNIRIGNSVLADTINCFDQLCSSNKVKNIYQKEFTNFKNKNHLSLLDKKNIFNFLLPPLFSLCSIFLVSTALIYVYDGNDNSSLINTKNKLISIKSSNKLL; encoded by the coding sequence ATGTTGCAAAATAAATTTTTATTTAATCAATCTTCAGTAAGCCTTGAAATTATTGGATTGCCTGATTATTCAAATAACGAAAATAAAGACTACATATCAATTATTTCGCAATGGAAACTTATGATTATTGATAAGCCTGTTGTAGAAGGAAATTTGGAACATTTAAAGTCAATTATGAAGGCTTTTTATTATTACTCTAATTCCCTTTTAAATGATGAAAATCCAAGATATGAATCCAATTTAATTGATATTACCTCTGAGAATTTTTATACACATATACTTCTTTTGAAGAGTTCCAAACCTGAGGTTAAGCCTTTAAATATAAGAATTGGAAATTCAGTTTTAGCAGATACCATAAATTGTTTTGACCAATTATGTTCTTCAAATAAAGTTAAAAATATTTATCAAAAAGAATTTACAAATTTTAAAAATAAAAATCATTTAAGTTTATTGGATAAAAAAAATATCTTTAATTTTCTATTGCCTCCATTATTTTCATTATGCTCTATTTTTCTCGTTTCTACTGCCTTAATTTATGTTTATGATGGAAATGATAATAGTTCTTTAATAAATACTAAAAACAAACTTATTAGCATTAAATCCTCAAACAAGTTACTATAA